In the genome of Balneola sp., one region contains:
- a CDS encoding 6-bladed beta-propeller — protein sequence MKSGIPILIFRSKFIRIFVFLFLFSQDSASQNSVSINFSKSLEISSTNDDILFGYLNHLQIDSHGNIIANDWSSKSLLSIDINSGKLIQVYDSQGRGPGEFLQPSTLFLDSIKDSLYVYDSSRLKILCFNLIEGKFHYSREFTVTSKPLSFPSIFSLVKEKNSDNLSFLFRYKTSYSPNINLSGAVDKLSLVNKEGRIKRDNLVSVQMDEAFVRQGGGSISVRTNPLGAKTVFRPVLHGTKFFLGNGRFNIIQVIDIDGEVLDEINLDFLEEKKVTDEIINSYLSESYQDRFSDLINEYLPYYKDFFISEKGIWVQTHDNELFLIDYDSHEVLNKTNLGSNLDIKHISENRIYGLENSEYEQKIIVYNYKLN from the coding sequence ATTAAATCGGGAATACCAATATTGATATTTCGTTCTAAGTTCATCCGTATATTTGTATTTCTTTTTCTATTTAGCCAAGACTCTGCCTCACAGAATAGTGTTAGCATCAATTTTTCAAAGTCACTAGAGATTTCTTCTACTAATGATGATATACTGTTTGGATACCTTAATCACTTACAAATTGATAGTCATGGCAATATCATAGCTAACGATTGGAGTAGTAAATCACTATTATCAATCGATATAAATTCCGGTAAGCTAATACAGGTTTATGATTCACAAGGTCGGGGACCTGGTGAGTTCTTACAACCTAGTACTTTATTTTTAGACTCTATAAAGGATTCTTTATATGTCTATGACTCATCGAGATTAAAGATTCTTTGCTTTAACTTGATTGAAGGTAAATTTCATTATTCCCGAGAATTCACGGTCACTTCAAAGCCACTAAGTTTTCCAAGCATTTTTAGTTTAGTTAAAGAAAAGAATTCTGATAACCTTTCTTTCTTATTTCGTTACAAGACTTCATATAGCCCAAATATTAATTTATCTGGAGCTGTCGATAAGTTGTCTTTAGTAAATAAAGAAGGGAGAATTAAAAGGGATAATTTGGTGTCTGTTCAAATGGATGAAGCTTTTGTTAGGCAAGGAGGGGGAAGTATAAGTGTTAGGACAAATCCTTTAGGAGCTAAGACTGTGTTTAGACCAGTTCTTCATGGTACTAAATTTTTTCTTGGAAATGGAAGGTTCAATATTATTCAGGTTATTGATATTGATGGTGAGGTCTTGGATGAGATAAATCTAGACTTTTTAGAAGAGAAAAAAGTAACTGATGAGATAATAAATTCTTATTTAAGTGAAAGCTATCAAGACCGATTCTCGGATCTCATCAATGAATACCTACCTTATTACAAAGACTTTTTTATTTCAGAAAAGGGTATCTGGGTGCAGACTCATGACAATGAGCTTTTTCTGATAGACTATGACTCACATGAAGTACTTAATAAAACGAACTTGGGTAGCAACCTGGATATAAAGCACATTTCAGAGAATAGGATATATGGGTTAGAGAACTCAGAGTATGAGCAAAAAATTATAGTATACAACTACAAGCTAAATTGA
- a CDS encoding PASTA domain-containing protein: protein MIKQILTSKYLYFCVLGLILVGAVSLLTIDKLIMPIYTNYNEGVTVPDVTRISLTEAEELLTSYGLRVEVSDRRANSAFPADYVIDQAPAPSVLVKPNRKVYLTVNTAVKPQVIVPNVVNLSLRNAQIQLQNYGLEVGSISYESSRFKNAVLRQSIPQGITVEKGRAIDLVVSDGLGDKIVDIPEIRGLRLPDAQLKLREVGLRVGEIRFQPIKDVVPNTVLDYTPNVTQMVEGGTLSLVISERFEAVEVLEGGAVIIDSTGNQIPVPNNQNNN from the coding sequence ATGATTAAGCAGATTCTCACCAGTAAGTATCTTTATTTTTGTGTGCTCGGATTGATCCTAGTAGGCGCCGTAAGTCTTCTCACGATCGATAAGCTTATTATGCCTATCTATACCAATTATAATGAAGGTGTAACGGTACCCGATGTAACCCGAATATCACTTACAGAAGCAGAGGAACTGTTAACCTCCTACGGATTGAGAGTTGAAGTATCTGATCGTAGAGCCAATTCAGCTTTCCCTGCCGACTACGTAATTGACCAGGCTCCTGCACCATCAGTACTGGTAAAGCCAAACCGAAAAGTATATCTGACCGTTAACACCGCTGTTAAACCCCAGGTTATTGTACCTAACGTGGTAAATCTTTCGCTTCGTAATGCGCAGATTCAGCTTCAAAATTATGGACTCGAGGTAGGCTCAATCAGTTATGAATCTTCCCGGTTCAAAAATGCTGTACTCCGTCAATCTATTCCTCAAGGTATTACTGTAGAAAAAGGACGCGCCATTGATCTTGTTGTGAGCGATGGACTTGGCGACAAAATTGTAGACATTCCTGAAATCAGAGGACTTCGGTTACCGGATGCTCAACTCAAGCTTCGTGAGGTTGGGTTGCGGGTTGGAGAAATTAGATTTCAGCCCATTAAAGATGTAGTACCAAATACGGTACTCGACTATACCCCCAATGTGACGCAAATGGTTGAAGGCGGAACATTATCACTGGTCATTTCTGAGCGATTTGAGGCTGTTGAGGTACTTGAAGGTGGCGCCGTAATTATCGATTCTACGGGCAATCAAATTCCGGTACCTAACAACCAAAACAATAATTAA
- a CDS encoding MFS transporter produces the protein MSEKKHFKRVLAAGLIGNILEWYDFAVYGFFAATIAEQFFPSGNPTTSLIAAFGAFAAGFLMRPIGAIFFGRIGDKVGRKKMLFLSVMLMAIPTFIIGVLPTHSQIGISAAILMVLMRMLQGLSVGGEYTGSIVFLIEHAPDHRRGFFSSFSMMGATLGILLGSGFGALITGLLTEAELAAWGWRIPFLVGISIGIIGFLIRRGLPETPASEEKIEAPLKEAFTNHKKPMLQSIGLNIMGAVSFYIIFIYLATWLVQEVHETKSEALDINTISLFVLLISAPLFAMLSDKIGRKPMLIAGTILMAVLAYPLIWLMHHHVFWMILLGQSIFAIALSIFMSTIPAFMTELFPARVRASATSVSYNIPYALFGGTAPMVAVWLISVTGNPDAIAGYIIVVSLLAFFIALTVKETKGKPIH, from the coding sequence ATGAGCGAGAAAAAGCATTTCAAAAGAGTTTTAGCTGCAGGGTTAATTGGTAATATTCTGGAGTGGTATGATTTTGCCGTTTATGGGTTCTTTGCAGCTACCATAGCCGAACAGTTTTTCCCTTCTGGAAATCCAACAACATCACTTATTGCTGCTTTTGGAGCATTTGCTGCTGGTTTCCTGATGCGCCCTATTGGAGCCATCTTCTTTGGGAGAATCGGTGACAAGGTGGGACGGAAAAAGATGCTGTTTCTGTCGGTCATGCTTATGGCCATTCCGACTTTCATCATCGGTGTTCTTCCTACGCATAGTCAAATTGGAATAAGTGCCGCTATATTAATGGTATTGATGAGAATGCTCCAGGGTTTATCAGTTGGTGGTGAGTACACAGGATCCATTGTATTTCTGATTGAGCATGCGCCAGATCACAGAAGAGGATTCTTTAGCTCTTTTAGTATGATGGGAGCTACACTTGGAATTCTTTTAGGTTCTGGTTTCGGAGCTCTAATTACAGGATTACTTACTGAAGCCGAGTTAGCAGCCTGGGGCTGGAGAATTCCGTTTTTGGTTGGTATATCCATTGGTATCATTGGATTTTTGATTCGAAGAGGACTTCCTGAAACTCCCGCATCAGAAGAGAAAATTGAAGCGCCGCTAAAGGAAGCATTCACAAACCATAAGAAGCCCATGCTTCAATCCATAGGATTGAACATTATGGGAGCGGTAAGCTTTTATATCATTTTCATTTATCTGGCTACCTGGTTGGTTCAGGAGGTACATGAAACCAAATCTGAGGCTCTGGATATCAATACCATTAGTCTCTTTGTTCTCTTAATTTCAGCACCCTTATTTGCCATGCTTTCTGATAAAATAGGTCGTAAACCTATGCTCATTGCTGGAACCATTTTAATGGCAGTATTGGCATATCCATTGATCTGGTTAATGCATCACCATGTATTTTGGATGATTTTACTTGGCCAGTCCATCTTTGCGATCGCCTTATCCATTTTTATGAGCACCATTCCAGCCTTTATGACCGAATTGTTTCCAGCCAGGGTACGAGCAAGTGCTACCAGTGTGAGTTATAATATCCCTTATGCGCTCTTTGGAGGAACAGCTCCTATGGTAGCCGTCTGGTTGATCTCTGTGACTGGTAACCCTGATGCCATTGCCGGATACATCATAGTAGTTTCTTTATTAGCCTTCTTTATCGCATTAACTGTTAAAGAGACTAAGGGTAAGCCAATTCACTAA
- the rpe gene encoding ribulose-phosphate 3-epimerase, which translates to MNFNLPALAPSILSANFTNLEADIKAILEGGANWIHCDVMDGHFVPNITFGPGIIKQVSKIAPDAFIDTHLMIEKPDQYIDNFVEAGSELISVHFEACTHLHRSIQKIKSHGVMAGVAINPATSIYNIEPILEYIDMVVVMSVNPGFGGQSFIESSYDRLQELADIRESEGHGFLIQVDGGVNLKNIKKIAEAGADVLVSGNSVFSAKDIPARVTELQSLMS; encoded by the coding sequence ATGAACTTCAACCTACCCGCTCTAGCTCCTTCTATTCTCTCCGCCAATTTTACCAACCTCGAAGCCGATATTAAGGCCATTTTAGAAGGCGGAGCCAATTGGATTCATTGTGATGTTATGGATGGACATTTCGTACCTAATATCACCTTTGGCCCAGGAATCATTAAACAAGTAAGCAAAATTGCTCCGGATGCTTTTATCGATACTCATTTAATGATCGAAAAACCGGATCAGTATATCGACAACTTTGTTGAAGCCGGTTCAGAACTAATTTCTGTTCATTTTGAAGCTTGTACTCACTTACATCGAAGCATTCAGAAAATTAAAAGTCATGGTGTTATGGCTGGGGTAGCTATTAACCCTGCTACTTCCATTTATAATATTGAGCCAATTCTTGAATATATAGACATGGTAGTGGTAATGAGCGTGAACCCAGGTTTTGGTGGACAAAGTTTTATTGAAAGCAGTTACGACCGCCTTCAGGAACTTGCTGATATACGTGAATCAGAGGGGCATGGATTTCTCATCCAGGTGGATGGAGGAGTAAATCTGAAAAACATTAAAAAGATTGCAGAAGCTGGTGCTGATGTTCTTGTTTCAGGAAATAGTGTTTTTAGTGCTAAAGATATTCCTGCTAGAGTTACTGAACTGCAATCTCTAATGTCATGA